In Marispirochaeta aestuarii, the following proteins share a genomic window:
- a CDS encoding ATP-binding cassette domain-containing protein produces the protein MPEVPLIELKNINLDYGDIPALRDINLSLLPGEVHGIVGEHGAGKSSLGKVISGVIRPQSGTLLYKGKHYGNTSLKEVMKLGIQMVYQHTPLIEDFTVIKNLYFAHQPSAFFRRRQLNTIAEEVDTIKKKYGISIDTSARVQDLNLSDKAVVDIIKHVISRPSLLILDEALEKIETKNLGPVIELLHALKDNGMSILFITHRIDDLFEFADRVSIIRNGTVLLSEYVYNIDKINLIRMTYTQINKKKYPGVYSQEFYRLLKYNEAILRKLPINLIVIDTKEHVRLVNEYCKEYFGIDDNANIELTLDQIIDRGSESFRSSMQSALKKRKEEVFYHLPLRIGNREIVTNLRVLPIFDKTSFIGSIIIIEDITEYDKLQKQYVLSEKLASVGLLSAGVAHEINNPLEIMLNQLNYIKLSFQNQELISLIDDVKEEVTFIAKIVRNLLSFTDNRKVEEDNIEINHLINEVIRFVRFSAKKRSVQISVHNARDPLYIKANADEIRQVFLNLLKNSFEAMPGGGKINIKIQFTEINDKHYIEVRHCDTGHGIQTENPDDIFLPFFSTKESNGLNNGLGLSVSYGIVSKYNGIIQAENDPNGGCIFVIRLPLQQPDAKE, from the coding sequence ATGCCGGAAGTACCATTAATTGAGCTTAAAAATATCAATCTTGACTACGGAGACATTCCCGCCCTCCGTGACATTAACCTGTCCCTGCTGCCCGGAGAAGTGCACGGAATCGTGGGAGAACACGGTGCAGGCAAATCATCCCTGGGAAAAGTAATCAGTGGAGTAATCCGCCCTCAATCCGGTACTCTCTTATATAAAGGAAAACACTACGGAAACACATCTTTAAAAGAGGTAATGAAGCTCGGCATTCAGATGGTGTATCAGCATACACCGCTCATAGAAGATTTTACGGTGATAAAAAACCTGTATTTTGCTCATCAGCCTTCCGCTTTTTTTCGACGCCGCCAGCTGAATACCATCGCCGAAGAAGTGGATACCATAAAGAAAAAATATGGAATATCGATCGATACCAGTGCCCGGGTCCAGGACTTGAACCTGTCGGATAAAGCCGTGGTTGATATCATCAAACACGTCATATCCAGGCCCAGCCTGCTGATCCTTGACGAAGCGCTGGAAAAAATCGAAACAAAAAACCTGGGGCCGGTTATTGAACTCCTTCATGCCTTGAAAGACAATGGAATGTCGATTTTATTTATTACCCATCGAATCGATGATCTTTTTGAGTTTGCCGACCGGGTCAGCATTATACGAAACGGAACCGTTCTTCTAAGTGAGTATGTATACAATATAGATAAAATAAACCTCATCCGTATGACATATACGCAGATCAATAAAAAGAAATACCCGGGGGTATACAGCCAGGAATTCTATCGTCTGTTAAAGTATAATGAAGCCATTTTACGCAAATTGCCCATTAACCTTATAGTGATCGATACGAAGGAACATGTCCGCCTCGTAAACGAGTACTGTAAGGAGTATTTCGGCATTGACGACAATGCAAATATCGAATTGACCCTCGATCAGATCATCGACCGGGGATCAGAATCTTTTCGCTCATCCATGCAAAGCGCACTCAAAAAGCGAAAAGAGGAAGTCTTCTATCATCTTCCTCTTAGAATAGGAAATCGCGAAATCGTAACAAACCTGCGTGTTCTTCCCATCTTTGATAAAACCTCATTTATCGGTTCCATTATAATAATTGAAGATATAACTGAATACGATAAGCTGCAGAAGCAATATGTCTTATCGGAAAAACTGGCCTCCGTCGGACTGCTGTCTGCCGGAGTTGCTCACGAAATCAACAATCCCCTTGAAATAATGCTCAATCAACTCAACTATATCAAGCTTTCTTTCCAGAACCAGGAACTCATCAGTCTGATTGATGATGTTAAAGAGGAAGTTACATTCATCGCAAAGATCGTACGAAATCTGCTCTCCTTTACTGATAACCGAAAAGTTGAGGAAGACAACATAGAAATAAATCATCTTATAAACGAGGTGATACGTTTTGTACGATTTTCCGCCAAAAAGCGCTCTGTTCAGATAAGTGTGCATAATGCCCGGGATCCTCTTTATATCAAAGCGAATGCTGATGAGATACGACAGGTCTTTCTCAACCTCCTGAAAAACAGCTTCGAGGCAATGCCCGGAGGCGGAAAAATCAATATCAAGATCCAGTTTACAGAAATTAACGATAAGCACTATATTGAGGTGCGCCATTGTGATACCGGCCATGGGATTCAGACAGAAAACCCGGATGATATTTTTCTTCCCTTCTTTTCCACAAAAGAGAGTAATGGATTAAATAACGGCCTGGGGCTTTCCGTCAGCTATGGAATCGTAAGCAAATATAATGGAATAATACAGGCGGAAAATGATCCCAATGGAGGTTGCATCTTTGTCATAAGATTACCGCTCCAACAACCCGATGCAAAGGAGTAA
- a CDS encoding thymidine kinase has protein sequence MQHSELSAETLSFMKNLGFPRLKVHHSYNHFDFTEGARRILVIGPMGSGKTEFSARVWRDARIARQKSGAVAEQTTSGRADRRIVYFVRSVMDKLRFPDYPADALAYRGGYERCGENICYISNSFELEQAIHDHPDAGTWIVDEASFYDERTAYVVKEASLRNDLVFIFPTLVLNFRRDIFNRTTQFLLENCTDIFPLTAYCEHPDCIEDSFYTYRYYRIDGEECPALYFDPLIVIGGDTTKDDPRQPNYCTRCDRHHYLPGKEYTYLVLKPLGESASRGDLAPLRRELELIKSDITRSRLHSHLENRFLQGESPEPVNLNALKVPCIAEKALIFLFAEQNLISEDQMRLLVGELDLDREYMQQTLRDNGRPLDLDQFTLSFK, from the coding sequence ATGCAGCACTCCGAACTCTCAGCCGAAACCCTCAGCTTCATGAAGAACCTCGGATTCCCCAGGCTCAAGGTACATCACTCCTATAACCACTTCGATTTTACCGAAGGGGCACGCAGGATTCTTGTAATCGGACCCATGGGTTCGGGAAAAACGGAATTCTCCGCCCGGGTATGGCGGGACGCCCGTATAGCCAGGCAGAAATCCGGCGCCGTGGCGGAGCAGACAACCAGCGGAAGGGCGGACCGTCGTATCGTCTATTTTGTCCGTTCCGTAATGGACAAACTGCGCTTCCCAGACTATCCCGCCGACGCCCTGGCCTATCGCGGCGGCTACGAACGCTGCGGCGAGAATATCTGCTATATATCCAACTCCTTCGAACTGGAACAGGCCATTCACGACCACCCGGACGCGGGAACCTGGATTGTCGATGAAGCGAGTTTCTACGATGAGCGGACCGCCTACGTCGTCAAGGAGGCCTCGCTGCGGAACGATCTCGTCTTTATATTCCCCACCCTGGTGCTGAATTTCCGGCGGGACATATTCAACCGGACGACCCAGTTCCTGCTGGAAAACTGCACGGATATCTTTCCCCTGACAGCCTACTGTGAACACCCGGACTGTATCGAAGACTCCTTTTACACCTACCGCTATTACCGGATCGACGGAGAGGAGTGCCCCGCCCTCTACTTTGATCCCCTGATCGTCATCGGCGGGGATACAACGAAGGACGATCCCCGCCAGCCCAACTACTGCACCCGTTGCGACCGGCACCACTACCTGCCGGGGAAGGAGTACACCTATCTGGTGCTGAAACCCCTGGGAGAGAGTGCTTCCCGGGGTGATCTTGCACCCCTCCGCCGGGAACTTGAACTGATCAAATCGGATATTACCCGATCCCGGCTGCACAGCCACCTGGAGAACCGTTTTCTTCAGGGAGAATCCCCGGAACCGGTTAATCTGAATGCCCTGAAGGTCCCCTGTATCGCCGAAAAGGCGCTGATCTTCCTCTTTGCCGAACAGAACCTGATCTCAGAAGACCAGATGCGCCTCCTGGTCGGGGAACTGGATCTCGACCGGGAATACATGCAGCAGACCCTCCGGGACAACGGCCGTCCCCTGGACCTGGATCAGTTTACCCTCTCCTTCAAGTGA
- a CDS encoding substrate-binding domain-containing protein — MKKLLLCLIVSCFLVGAVFSAGEQEATGDSEGITIAYVTPALHVPFWKNVSDGIKQEAEKLGQKVTIIDSDSELNAATQLQNVQDLIQRGVDGIIISPTDSASCPPVLELAKADGIPVVISDIGTDSGEYVSFIISDNFEGAYQAGEYLARIMKKKGWENGDVAQIAISQARQNGRDRTAGFEKAMTEAGINVVNLLQCNQYTRGESFNFTQDLMAAHENLHGLFTQHDEANLGALSALENTGDYKNIAHVGFDGSPETVEAIKSGDRIAAASMQQPVLMGRESFKAMWKYLNGETPEERVLVPTILVTRENVLDVEDQLADNVFPAELEAQK, encoded by the coding sequence ATGAAGAAACTATTGTTGTGTCTTATTGTAAGCTGTTTTCTGGTGGGAGCTGTCTTTTCTGCCGGTGAACAGGAGGCGACTGGTGATTCCGAAGGAATAACCATTGCTTATGTAACCCCCGCGCTTCATGTTCCGTTCTGGAAAAATGTGTCCGATGGAATAAAGCAGGAAGCGGAAAAGCTCGGTCAGAAGGTAACCATAATTGATTCGGATTCCGAATTGAATGCTGCAACTCAGCTGCAGAACGTGCAGGATCTGATTCAGCGAGGAGTGGATGGAATTATCATTTCACCCACCGACAGTGCCTCCTGTCCTCCGGTTCTTGAACTGGCAAAGGCCGACGGTATCCCCGTAGTTATCAGTGACATTGGAACCGACTCCGGTGAATACGTATCCTTTATCATTTCCGACAACTTTGAAGGTGCCTATCAGGCAGGCGAGTATCTGGCCCGGATCATGAAGAAAAAAGGATGGGAGAACGGAGACGTCGCTCAGATTGCTATCTCCCAGGCCCGGCAGAATGGACGTGACCGCACCGCAGGATTCGAAAAAGCCATGACCGAAGCCGGAATCAACGTCGTTAATCTGCTGCAGTGCAATCAGTATACCCGGGGAGAATCATTCAACTTTACTCAGGATCTGATGGCTGCGCATGAGAACCTTCACGGCCTGTTTACCCAGCACGATGAAGCAAACCTTGGCGCCCTGTCTGCTCTTGAAAATACCGGAGACTACAAGAACATAGCCCACGTCGGATTCGACGGCAGCCCTGAAACGGTTGAAGCAATAAAATCAGGTGACAGGATTGCCGCGGCTTCCATGCAGCAGCCTGTGCTTATGGGCCGGGAGTCCTTCAAGGCAATGTGGAAATACCTGAATGGTGAGACTCCGGAGGAGAGAGTTCTCGTTCCGACCATTCTGGTCACCCGCGAAAACGTGCTCGATGTGGAAGACCAGCTGGCAGATAATGTCTTTCCTGCGGAATTGGAAGCTCAGAAATAA
- a CDS encoding sigma-54-dependent transcriptional regulator: MIQQLEKKCSVLVVDDREKVCQTLVKNFVKLGYEADFVTSGSEVLRTIRKNRPDTVLLDIMLGSDDGIEILKMVKHENPDLPVIMITGYASIDSAVQSLRCGAYDYVQKPLEFEELREIVDRAVRENSSGMSQPGQETSFPKIVTQSKEMLSIIKQIDKLAPSDLPILILGENGTGKELIADRIHRKSKRSCRQMLKINCAALPESLLDNELFGHEKGAYTGAESTFQGVFEKADGSSLMLDEIGDMSLSIQAKILRTLQHNEIRRIGGTETISINVRFIAATNKDIESLIKKGDFRADLFYRLNTAIIRVPPLRNRRADILPLAQTFLEQYSLKKGIPAKSLTDKAADILMEYHWPGNIRELKNIVEYSAAITEFSDTITDRDLPPQIMGKEDLFSSDDDPLNIRETMERELIQKTLHNTLFNKSETARILKMSRRTLYNKIQRYNIDI, encoded by the coding sequence ATGATACAACAATTGGAAAAGAAATGCTCTGTCCTTGTTGTGGATGACAGGGAAAAGGTCTGCCAGACACTTGTCAAGAATTTTGTAAAACTGGGTTACGAGGCAGACTTCGTTACTTCCGGATCTGAAGTTCTTCGCACAATACGCAAAAACCGGCCGGATACCGTCCTTCTGGACATTATGCTCGGAAGCGACGATGGTATCGAAATCCTGAAAATGGTAAAGCATGAAAACCCTGATCTTCCGGTCATAATGATAACCGGATACGCATCCATTGATTCTGCTGTACAGTCTCTCAGATGCGGCGCCTATGATTATGTTCAGAAACCCCTCGAATTTGAGGAACTGAGAGAGATTGTCGACCGTGCAGTCAGGGAAAATTCATCCGGGATGTCACAGCCCGGTCAGGAAACTTCATTTCCAAAGATTGTTACCCAGAGTAAAGAAATGCTCTCCATAATCAAGCAGATTGACAAGCTGGCACCCAGCGATCTTCCCATCCTGATTCTCGGAGAAAACGGGACAGGGAAGGAACTGATTGCTGATCGAATTCATCGAAAGTCAAAGCGAAGCTGCCGGCAGATGCTGAAAATAAACTGCGCGGCTCTGCCCGAATCGCTTCTTGATAACGAGCTTTTCGGACATGAGAAAGGGGCCTACACAGGAGCAGAGTCGACCTTTCAGGGTGTCTTTGAGAAGGCCGACGGAAGCAGCCTGATGCTGGATGAAATCGGAGACATGTCGCTGTCCATACAGGCCAAGATTCTCAGGACTCTGCAGCATAACGAAATCAGGCGTATCGGAGGAACAGAAACCATATCCATAAATGTCCGATTCATTGCGGCTACCAACAAGGATATCGAAAGTCTCATAAAAAAAGGAGACTTCCGGGCGGACCTCTTCTATCGACTCAATACCGCTATTATTCGAGTCCCCCCCCTGAGAAACAGACGGGCCGATATCCTTCCCCTGGCACAAACGTTTCTGGAACAATACTCTCTGAAAAAGGGGATACCCGCAAAGTCACTGACGGACAAAGCTGCCGATATTCTGATGGAGTATCACTGGCCGGGCAATATACGGGAACTGAAGAATATTGTCGAGTACAGCGCAGCTATTACCGAGTTCTCCGACACCATCACCGACCGCGATCTTCCTCCGCAAATTATGGGAAAAGAAGATCTGTTCTCTTCAGATGACGATCCACTCAATATACGTGAAACCATGGAAAGAGAACTTATACAGAAAACCCTGCACAATACCCTGTTCAATAAAAGCGAAACTGCACGAATCCTTAAAATGAGCCGTCGAACCTTATACAATAAAATCCAACGCTACAATATTGATATATAA
- a CDS encoding HD domain-containing protein: MNHELSLRVIEYFGTDSRRIHHAMQVYGFAETILLAEGIVGKERQVIETAALIHDIGIPEAERKHGSSAGNYQELEGPPLARTILEGLSYPEEVINRVCFIIANHHSYTKIDGIDFRILVEADLIVNIYGNTMSRQAADTLISKHFVTAAGRRIAEGMYQGY; this comes from the coding sequence ATGAACCACGAATTATCCCTCAGGGTAATCGAGTATTTTGGAACCGACTCCAGAAGAATTCACCACGCCATGCAGGTCTACGGTTTTGCCGAGACAATTCTTCTTGCAGAAGGGATTGTCGGCAAGGAAAGGCAGGTCATTGAAACAGCAGCCCTTATCCATGACATCGGGATTCCTGAGGCGGAACGAAAACACGGCTCTTCCGCCGGCAATTACCAGGAGCTCGAAGGACCTCCCCTGGCCCGGACAATCCTTGAAGGACTCTCATACCCGGAGGAGGTAATCAATCGCGTCTGCTTCATAATAGCCAACCACCACAGCTACACTAAAATTGACGGCATCGACTTCCGCATACTCGTGGAAGCCGATCTTATCGTCAATATCTACGGCAACACCATGTCCCGGCAAGCCGCAGACACCCTGATCAGCAAACACTTTGTCACTGCCGCCGGGAGGCGAATCGCCGAAGGGATGTATCAGGGGTATTGA
- a CDS encoding ABC transporter permease gives MKETMYGSPNLIQKWKEKGNKLLSYTSQVEIVMTIAFILLCLVLTILTPRFLTIRNFRNLFWQATFLGIIAIGQTLVILTGGIDLSVGSNAAVAAMFGGIVMQQFGVIPGVVAMLLLGTLVGVIKGFLVAYARLAAFIVTLGFLSIGRSATYLLTDGRSLVGLPEAYRFFGNAEIGSVPLYLIVFIVLFGMAYFMLKQTKVGLYIYAIGSNEEAAHLSGVRVRFYTALTYAITGFLCAVSGLILTSRLGAVDPDTGINIELNAIAAVVIGGTSLAGGKGGLLGTLIGIAIITVLNNGLNLLGVSPFWQGAAVGVVIIFSVLLDSIIRQLKST, from the coding sequence ATGAAAGAGACTATGTACGGGTCGCCAAATTTAATTCAGAAATGGAAAGAGAAAGGGAATAAGCTGCTGTCCTACACATCCCAGGTTGAGATTGTCATGACAATTGCATTCATCCTTCTCTGTCTGGTACTGACGATACTGACCCCGAGGTTCCTTACCATTCGCAACTTTCGAAACCTGTTCTGGCAGGCAACATTTCTGGGGATTATTGCCATAGGTCAAACCCTTGTAATCCTGACGGGGGGTATAGATCTGTCCGTAGGCAGTAACGCCGCGGTGGCAGCAATGTTCGGTGGAATCGTAATGCAGCAGTTCGGTGTAATTCCGGGCGTTGTTGCCATGCTGCTTTTGGGAACCCTTGTCGGTGTCATTAAGGGTTTTCTTGTGGCATATGCGCGGTTGGCGGCGTTTATAGTCACCCTGGGCTTTTTATCCATAGGGCGATCGGCCACATATCTGCTGACGGATGGCCGTTCGCTGGTGGGACTTCCTGAGGCGTATCGCTTTTTCGGAAATGCAGAGATCGGAAGCGTTCCCTTGTACCTTATTGTGTTCATTGTGTTGTTTGGAATGGCCTATTTCATGCTGAAACAGACGAAGGTCGGTTTATATATTTATGCCATCGGAAGCAACGAAGAGGCCGCTCATCTTTCGGGCGTACGCGTCCGTTTTTATACGGCGCTGACCTATGCAATTACCGGTTTTCTTTGCGCTGTTTCCGGATTGATTCTTACATCCCGCCTGGGAGCAGTCGATCCTGATACGGGCATAAATATTGAATTGAATGCCATTGCTGCAGTCGTCATCGGAGGAACAAGTCTTGCCGGCGGCAAGGGGGGGCTCCTGGGAACGCTTATAGGTATAGCCATTATTACGGTTCTTAACAATGGATTAAATCTTCTCGGGGTATCACCCTTCTGGCAGGGAGCCGCCGTCGGTGTGGTCATCATCTTTTCTGTATTGCTGGACAGTATTATTCGGCAGCTGAAGAGTACGTAA
- a CDS encoding sugar ABC transporter ATP-binding protein, whose translation MYPLIEVKEISKRFGGIQALNNVSMTIEKGDTLALVGENGAGKSTLAKIIAGVQGYDSGELLLEGRRVSFRDTNEAIDSGIGIVLQEFNLVPDLSIAENLYLSDCARGTTKTLLNRKDMRKRALELYSQIGWDLPVDPDILVSNLSVAEQQILEILKGIAYEARLLILDEPTAALSPREVDKLFQLVRRLQKNHGTTVVFVTHKIEEIFELSNRIVVLRDGEKTNDFVTAETTPDELIASMVGREIGDLFSIRKRREPGEILLQAQNVNNGPRCRGCDITVRRGEIVGLSGLVGAGRTEFARAIFGADKLKEGAVSTGSRSQIFRSPRKAIQQGIGMLPENRKSHGLIVNMSIQDNLLLAHYALGSGMILAKREGDRIVRKRVDDLRIRIGEVSDPVDSLSGGNQQKVVFAKWLTLDPDILILDEPTRGIDIGAKYEIYTLIDQLVQEGKGIILISSELPEILALSDRILVMNSGTIVKELDWSEADEEKIIRYASSASTNEVENS comes from the coding sequence GTGTATCCGTTAATTGAAGTAAAAGAGATAAGCAAACGCTTTGGTGGAATCCAGGCCCTGAATAATGTCAGCATGACCATCGAAAAAGGTGATACCCTGGCACTTGTAGGTGAAAATGGTGCTGGAAAATCAACACTGGCAAAAATAATCGCCGGGGTTCAGGGGTATGACAGTGGAGAGCTTCTGCTTGAAGGCAGGCGTGTATCGTTTCGGGATACAAACGAGGCAATTGATTCAGGTATAGGGATTGTTCTTCAGGAATTCAACCTTGTGCCGGACCTTTCAATTGCGGAAAACCTGTATCTTTCCGACTGCGCCAGGGGGACGACAAAAACCCTCTTGAACCGAAAGGATATGCGTAAAAGAGCCCTTGAGCTCTACAGTCAGATTGGCTGGGATCTTCCGGTCGATCCCGATATTCTCGTTTCCAATCTGTCTGTCGCGGAACAGCAGATTCTGGAAATTCTGAAAGGTATCGCATACGAAGCCCGGCTTTTGATTCTGGATGAGCCTACCGCCGCCCTGAGTCCCAGGGAAGTAGATAAGCTGTTTCAATTAGTTCGACGCCTGCAAAAAAATCATGGTACAACGGTTGTTTTTGTTACCCATAAAATAGAAGAGATATTTGAACTTTCCAATCGTATCGTCGTTTTACGGGACGGAGAAAAAACTAACGATTTTGTAACAGCAGAAACAACTCCTGATGAACTGATTGCCTCGATGGTTGGAAGGGAGATCGGGGACCTTTTTTCCATTCGGAAAAGACGTGAACCTGGAGAAATCCTGTTGCAGGCGCAGAATGTAAACAATGGACCCCGTTGCCGCGGCTGTGACATTACCGTGCGTCGGGGCGAGATTGTCGGACTTTCAGGATTGGTCGGCGCCGGCCGAACCGAATTTGCCCGGGCGATTTTTGGTGCAGATAAACTGAAGGAAGGTGCTGTATCAACAGGCAGTCGGTCCCAGATCTTCCGATCCCCGAGAAAAGCGATTCAGCAGGGTATCGGCATGCTTCCGGAAAACAGAAAGAGTCACGGTTTGATTGTCAACATGAGCATCCAGGATAACCTGCTGCTTGCCCATTATGCCCTTGGTTCAGGGATGATTCTTGCTAAACGGGAGGGGGATCGGATTGTCAGAAAACGGGTGGATGATCTGCGAATTCGTATTGGTGAAGTCTCGGACCCCGTGGATTCTCTTTCCGGGGGGAATCAGCAGAAGGTCGTCTTCGCAAAATGGCTGACCCTGGATCCTGATATCCTTATCCTCGATGAACCGACCAGGGGAATAGATATTGGTGCGAAATACGAAATCTATACATTGATCGATCAGCTTGTGCAGGAAGGCAAGGGAATCATTCTGATATCCTCGGAATTACCGGAAATCCTGGCCTTAAGCGATCGAATACTGGTTATGAATTCCGGCACAATTGTAAAAGAACTGGACTGGTCAGAGGCAGATGAGGAGAAAATAATACGCTATGCGTCCAGTGCATCAACAAACGAGGTAGAAAATTCATGA
- a CDS encoding SMP-30/gluconolactonase/LRE family protein, with protein sequence MGERIRDYEIFDERFRYYLLGNCDLELVHDGMKWCEGPVYFSDGDYFVWSDIPNNRMMRWVDGLGVSVFRSPSNNSNGNTRDRQGRLISCEHLSRRVTRTEIDGSITVLVDNYEGKRLNSPNDVVVKSDGTIWFTDPPYGIMSDYEGKRSPSETGKNYVFRYDPKEEKLTVVADDFQMPNGLAFSPDEKYLYISDTGATHDKNGAHHIRRFQVKDGNELSGNTVFVEVNPGISDGFRVDIDGNVWSSAADGVHCYSPGGELLGKILVPDVVANLTFGGKKRNQLFIMGTHAVYSVYVGVAGAQYP encoded by the coding sequence ATGGGAGAACGTATTCGGGATTATGAAATTTTTGATGAACGGTTCCGGTATTATCTGCTGGGAAACTGTGACCTGGAACTGGTTCATGACGGAATGAAGTGGTGCGAAGGTCCGGTCTATTTTTCCGATGGGGACTATTTTGTCTGGAGTGATATTCCCAATAACCGCATGATGCGCTGGGTTGATGGTCTGGGGGTGAGCGTATTCAGGTCGCCATCGAATAATTCCAATGGCAATACCCGGGACAGACAGGGACGCCTTATAAGCTGCGAGCATCTTTCCCGGAGGGTTACCCGCACGGAAATAGACGGATCGATAACCGTGCTGGTTGATAATTATGAAGGGAAACGTCTTAATTCTCCGAATGATGTCGTTGTTAAATCGGATGGTACAATCTGGTTCACCGATCCTCCCTACGGCATCATGTCTGATTACGAGGGAAAGCGCAGCCCCAGCGAAACAGGAAAGAACTATGTATTTCGGTATGACCCGAAGGAAGAGAAGCTGACGGTCGTGGCCGATGATTTCCAGATGCCCAACGGTCTGGCCTTTTCTCCCGATGAAAAATACCTCTATATTTCGGATACGGGAGCTACCCACGACAAGAATGGAGCCCACCATATTCGTCGTTTCCAAGTGAAAGATGGAAATGAGTTAAGCGGGAACACGGTCTTTGTCGAAGTGAATCCGGGGATTTCCGACGGATTCAGGGTTGATATCGACGGAAATGTCTGGAGCAGTGCAGCTGACGGTGTTCACTGTTATTCTCCCGGGGGAGAGCTTCTCGGTAAGATCCTGGTCCCTGATGTCGTTGCCAACCTCACCTTTGGCGGAAAGAAACGAAATCAGCTGTTCATCATGGGAACCCATGCTGTGTACTCGGTATATGTTGGTGTCGCGGGAGCTCAATACCCCTGA